From Streptomyces sp. 6-11-2, one genomic window encodes:
- a CDS encoding DMT family transporter, giving the protein MMNVSPSRLAAAAATVTVVLWASAFVSIRSAGAAYSPGALALGRLLAGALTLGAICLVRREGWPPRAAWRGIAISGLLWFGFYMVALNWGEQQVDAGTAALVVNVGPLLIALLGARLLGDPMPPRLLAGMAVSFAGAVTVGLSMSGGGGSSVLGVVLCLLAAVAYASGVVAQKPALGRASVLQVTTFGCLVGAVVCLPFTGQLLHEAARAPLPATLNMVYLGVFPTALAFTTWAYALSRTTASRMGATTYAVPALVVLMSWLALGEVPGPVTLVGGALCLAGVAVSRSRPHRRTSRTAREEPRPEHVS; this is encoded by the coding sequence ATGATGAACGTCTCCCCGTCCCGCCTGGCCGCCGCGGCCGCCACGGTCACCGTGGTGCTGTGGGCCTCCGCCTTCGTCTCGATCCGCAGCGCGGGTGCCGCGTACTCGCCGGGCGCGCTGGCCCTCGGGCGGCTGCTGGCCGGAGCCCTGACGCTGGGCGCGATCTGCCTGGTGCGGCGGGAGGGCTGGCCGCCGCGGGCTGCCTGGCGCGGGATCGCGATATCCGGGCTGCTGTGGTTCGGCTTCTACATGGTGGCCCTGAACTGGGGCGAGCAGCAGGTGGACGCCGGGACCGCGGCGCTGGTGGTCAATGTCGGCCCGCTGCTGATCGCGCTGCTCGGGGCGCGGCTGCTGGGGGATCCGATGCCGCCGCGGCTGCTGGCGGGCATGGCGGTGTCGTTCGCGGGGGCGGTGACCGTGGGCCTGTCGATGTCGGGCGGCGGCGGATCCTCGGTGCTGGGCGTGGTGCTGTGCCTGCTGGCGGCGGTCGCGTACGCCTCCGGGGTCGTCGCCCAGAAGCCGGCGCTGGGCCGGGCGAGCGTGTTGCAGGTGACGACGTTCGGGTGCCTGGTCGGCGCGGTCGTCTGCCTCCCCTTCACCGGCCAACTCCTCCACGAGGCCGCCCGCGCCCCGCTGCCGGCCACACTCAACATGGTCTACCTGGGCGTGTTCCCGACCGCGCTCGCGTTCACGACCTGGGCCTACGCGCTGTCCCGCACGACCGCGAGCCGGATGGGCGCGACGACGTACGCCGTGCCGGCCCTGGTCGTGCTGATGTCGTGGCTGGCGCTGGGTGAGGTGCCGGGTCCGGTGACCCTGGTGGGCGGGGCCCTGTGCCTGGCCGGAGTGGCAGTCTCCCGCTCCCGTCCGCACCGCCGGACCTCCCGGACGGCGCGCGAGGAGCCCCGGCCGGAACACGTGTCCTGA
- the hmgA gene encoding homogentisate 1,2-dioxygenase, translating into MSGDARKTAEKLTYLSGFGNEHSSEAVPGALPEGRNSPQRAPLGLYAEQLSGTAFTEPRAHNRRSWLYRIRPSAAHPAFTRTGNGAIRTAPFTETVPDPNRLRWNPLPEPARGTDFLAGLWTLGGNGDATQRTGVAVHLYHADSSMERVFGDADGELLIVPERGGLLLRTEFGLLHAEPGDVALIPRGVRFRVELLDATARGYVCENYGAPFRLPDLGPIGANGLANARDFRAPVAAYEDTEGPVEVVNKFCGNLWTAIYDHSPLDVVAWHGNLVPYVYDLRRFNVIGTISYDHPDPSIFTVLTSPSDTPGLAGVDFVVFAPRWLVGEDTFRPPYFHRNVMSEYMGLIEGAYDAKAEGFVPGGGSLHNMMSAHGPDRETFDRASAAELQPHKVDDGLAFMFETRWPLTLTPHAAGAEHRQRRYDDVWQGLERHFRPLP; encoded by the coding sequence ATGAGCGGGGACGCACGCAAGACCGCCGAGAAACTGACCTACCTCTCCGGGTTCGGCAACGAGCACAGTTCCGAGGCGGTTCCGGGCGCACTGCCCGAGGGCCGCAACTCCCCGCAGCGCGCCCCGCTCGGGCTGTACGCGGAGCAGCTCAGCGGTACCGCCTTCACCGAGCCGCGGGCCCACAACCGCCGCTCGTGGCTGTACCGGATCCGCCCGTCGGCCGCGCACCCGGCGTTCACCCGGACCGGCAACGGCGCGATCCGCACGGCGCCGTTCACCGAGACGGTGCCCGACCCGAACCGGCTGCGCTGGAACCCGCTGCCGGAGCCCGCCCGCGGGACGGACTTCCTCGCCGGACTGTGGACGCTGGGCGGCAACGGCGACGCCACCCAGCGCACCGGAGTGGCCGTGCACCTCTACCACGCCGACTCCTCGATGGAGCGCGTCTTCGGCGACGCGGACGGCGAGCTGCTGATCGTGCCGGAGCGCGGCGGGCTGCTGCTGCGCACCGAGTTCGGGCTGCTGCACGCCGAGCCGGGCGACGTGGCGCTCATCCCGCGCGGGGTGCGCTTCCGCGTGGAGCTTCTCGACGCCACCGCCCGCGGCTACGTCTGCGAGAACTACGGCGCCCCCTTCCGCCTCCCCGACCTCGGCCCCATCGGCGCCAACGGCCTCGCCAACGCCCGCGACTTCCGCGCTCCGGTCGCCGCCTACGAGGACACCGAGGGCCCGGTGGAGGTGGTGAACAAGTTCTGCGGCAACCTGTGGACCGCCATCTACGACCACTCCCCGCTCGACGTGGTGGCCTGGCACGGCAACCTCGTGCCGTACGTCTACGACCTGCGCCGCTTCAACGTGATCGGCACGATCTCGTACGACCACCCGGACCCGTCGATCTTCACGGTGCTGACCTCGCCCTCCGACACCCCGGGCCTGGCCGGCGTGGACTTCGTCGTCTTCGCGCCGCGCTGGCTGGTCGGCGAGGACACCTTCCGGCCGCCGTACTTCCACCGGAACGTGATGAGCGAGTACATGGGCCTGATCGAGGGCGCCTACGACGCCAAGGCGGAGGGCTTCGTGCCGGGCGGCGGCTCGCTGCACAACATGATGTCGGCGCACGGCCCGGACCGGGAGACCTTCGACAGGGCGAGCGCGGCGGAGTTGCAGCCGCACAAGGTGGACGACGGGCTGGCGTTCATGTTCGAGACGCGCTGGCCGCTGACGCTCACGCCGCACGCGGCCGGGGCCGAGCACCGTCAGCGGCGGTACGACGACGTCTGGCAGGGGCTCGAGCGTCACTTCCGCCCCTTGCCCTGA
- a CDS encoding TetR/AcrR family transcriptional regulator — MSHPTPLRRAPVQRRSAERLTRILDACADLLDEVGYDALTTRAVAERAGVPIGSVYRFFGNKRAMADALAQRNLDRYTERVAEWLKKAEKAEKAKKEGTEGTEGKAGSGGWRAAMDAVLDEYLAMKRTAPGFSLVDFGNQIPVGARYAEPNHRVADRLTDLLSGYLRRPPDDDLRRTFLIAVETADTLVQLAFRVDAQGDERIIEEMRRMLRAYLARVLD; from the coding sequence GTGTCCCACCCGACCCCGCTTCGCCGTGCGCCCGTGCAGCGGCGCAGCGCCGAACGGCTGACCAGGATCCTCGACGCCTGCGCCGATCTCCTCGACGAGGTCGGCTACGACGCGCTGACCACGCGTGCCGTCGCGGAGCGCGCCGGTGTGCCCATCGGCTCGGTCTACCGGTTCTTCGGCAACAAGCGGGCGATGGCGGACGCGCTCGCCCAGCGCAACCTCGACCGGTACACCGAGCGCGTCGCCGAGTGGCTGAAGAAGGCGGAGAAGGCGGAGAAGGCGAAGAAGGAAGGGACGGAGGGGACGGAGGGGAAGGCGGGGAGCGGCGGATGGCGTGCCGCCATGGACGCCGTCCTGGACGAGTACCTGGCCATGAAGCGGACCGCCCCCGGGTTCTCCCTCGTCGACTTCGGCAACCAGATCCCTGTCGGCGCCCGCTACGCCGAACCCAACCACCGCGTCGCCGACCGGCTCACGGACCTCCTGTCCGGCTATCTGCGCCGCCCGCCCGACGACGACCTGCGGCGCACCTTCCTGATCGCCGTCGAGACCGCCGACACCCTGGTCCAACTCGCCTTCCGTGTCGACGCGCAGGGCGACGAGCGGATCATCGAGGAGATGCGGCGGATGCTGCGTGCCTACCTGGCGCGGGTGCTGGACTGA
- a CDS encoding aldehyde dehydrogenase family protein: protein MKAHDGMYIDGAWRPAAGRDVIEVVNPADEQVIGTVPAGTAEDVDAAVRAARAALPGWSATPPAERAARLAALRDALAAREEEIAGTVTAELGSPLAFSRTVHVGMPIAVAGFYAGLAATYAFEEKVGNSTVYHEPVGVVGAITPWNYPLHQIVAKATPALAAGCTVVLKPAEDTPLTARLFAGAVDEAGLPAGVFNLVTGVGPVAGQELAEHPDVDLVSFTGSTAVGRRIGAIAGAAVKKVALELGGKSANVILPSADLARAVNVGVANVMSNSGQTCSAWTRMLVHHDQYEEAVALAATAAAKYGERIGPVVNAKQRARVRGYIEKGVAEGARVVAGGPGSPRERGYFVSPTVLADVTPGMTVAQEEIFGPVLSILRYDDEEDALRIANGTVYGLAGAVWAGDEAEAVAFARRLDTGQVDINGGRFNPLAPFGGYKQSGVGRELGTHGLTEYLQTKSLQF from the coding sequence ATGAAGGCACACGACGGCATGTACATCGACGGCGCCTGGCGTCCCGCCGCGGGCCGGGACGTCATCGAGGTGGTGAACCCGGCCGACGAGCAGGTGATCGGCACCGTGCCCGCGGGCACCGCCGAGGACGTCGACGCGGCCGTACGCGCGGCCCGCGCCGCCCTGCCCGGCTGGTCCGCGACTCCGCCCGCAGAGCGGGCCGCCCGCCTGGCCGCACTGCGGGACGCGCTGGCGGCCCGCGAGGAGGAGATCGCCGGGACCGTCACCGCCGAACTCGGTTCGCCGCTCGCCTTCTCCCGGACGGTCCACGTGGGCATGCCGATCGCGGTCGCCGGCTTCTACGCCGGCCTCGCGGCGACGTACGCCTTCGAGGAGAAGGTCGGCAACTCCACCGTGTACCACGAGCCGGTCGGCGTCGTCGGCGCGATCACCCCCTGGAACTACCCGCTGCACCAGATCGTCGCCAAGGCCACCCCCGCGCTGGCCGCGGGCTGCACCGTCGTCCTCAAGCCCGCCGAGGACACCCCGCTCACGGCCCGGCTGTTCGCCGGGGCGGTCGACGAGGCCGGGCTGCCGGCGGGCGTGTTCAACCTGGTCACCGGAGTCGGCCCGGTCGCGGGACAGGAGCTCGCCGAGCACCCGGACGTGGACCTGGTCTCCTTCACCGGATCCACGGCCGTCGGCAGGCGGATCGGCGCGATCGCGGGCGCCGCCGTCAAGAAGGTCGCCCTGGAACTGGGCGGCAAGTCCGCCAACGTCATCCTGCCCAGCGCCGACCTGGCCAGGGCGGTGAACGTCGGCGTCGCCAACGTCATGTCCAACTCCGGCCAGACGTGCAGCGCCTGGACCCGCATGCTGGTCCACCACGACCAGTACGAGGAGGCGGTCGCCCTGGCCGCGACGGCCGCCGCCAAGTACGGCGAGCGCATCGGTCCCGTGGTGAACGCCAAGCAGCGGGCACGGGTGCGCGGTTACATCGAGAAGGGCGTCGCCGAGGGCGCCCGCGTCGTCGCGGGCGGCCCCGGATCCCCGCGCGAACGGGGCTACTTCGTCAGCCCCACCGTCCTCGCCGACGTCACCCCCGGGATGACCGTCGCCCAGGAGGAGATCTTCGGCCCGGTCCTCTCCATCCTCCGCTACGACGACGAGGAGGACGCCCTGCGCATCGCCAACGGCACGGTCTACGGCCTCGCCGGCGCCGTCTGGGCGGGCGACGAGGCGGAGGCGGTGGCCTTCGCCCGCCGGCTGGACACCGGCCAGGTCGACATCAACGGCGGCCGCTTCAACCCCCTCGCCCCCTTCGGCGGTTACAAGCAGTCCGGCGTGGGCCGCGAACTCGGCACGCACGGCCTCACCGAATACCTCCAGACCAAGTCCCTCCAGTTCTAG
- a CDS encoding ABC transporter ATP-binding protein, translating to MTRAISLHDVSKTYAKGVRVVDRLSLDIAPGEFLVLLGPSGCGKSTVLRMIAGLEEITEGQLLLDGEYGNDLPPSGRDMAMVFQNFALYPNMTSRDNIGFPLRIESPGADPAGRVDATARMLGIEDLLDRFPSQLSGGERQRVAMGRAISRHPSAFLMDEPLSNLDAKLRNHLRAEISKLTRELGVTTVYVTHDQSEAMSLGDRVAVLRGGVLQQVDTPRAVYALPRNVFVAAFIGTPRINLLRGLVRAPLDGAMTISLGKQFLRLPEPLSLDHQLLRVQQGREVIVGLRSEAVRIAPKFSASSRRTGAPAPVARPGEVTITGLVEHMEFQGHEVLVHFNTGSRPAVVPDLEAPRPTRRPTRRRRREGTVLNRLRDRAGALRAGPVVVLEHPAGPAPDPVAAPEPRLPGDLVVRTTPDIELRHGMQVPLLVDLARLFVFDQRGERICPAPDRLPDLEE from the coding sequence ATGACACGCGCCATCTCTCTGCACGACGTGAGCAAGACCTACGCCAAGGGCGTCCGCGTGGTGGACCGCCTCTCGCTCGACATCGCGCCCGGCGAGTTCCTGGTGCTGCTCGGGCCCTCCGGCTGCGGGAAGTCCACCGTGCTCAGGATGATCGCCGGGCTGGAGGAGATCACCGAGGGGCAGTTGCTGCTCGACGGCGAGTACGGCAACGATCTGCCGCCCTCCGGCCGGGACATGGCGATGGTCTTCCAGAACTTCGCGCTCTACCCGAACATGACCAGCCGCGACAACATCGGCTTCCCGCTGCGCATCGAGTCGCCCGGCGCGGACCCCGCCGGCCGCGTCGACGCCACCGCCCGGATGCTGGGCATCGAGGACCTCCTCGACCGTTTTCCCAGCCAGCTCTCCGGCGGCGAACGCCAGCGCGTCGCCATGGGCCGCGCGATCTCCCGGCACCCCTCCGCCTTCCTGATGGACGAGCCGCTGTCCAACCTCGACGCCAAGCTCCGCAACCATCTGCGCGCCGAAATATCCAAGCTGACCAGGGAGTTGGGCGTCACCACGGTCTACGTCACCCATGACCAGTCCGAGGCCATGTCCCTGGGCGACCGGGTCGCCGTCCTGCGCGGCGGCGTCCTCCAGCAGGTGGACACCCCACGCGCGGTGTACGCCCTGCCCCGCAACGTCTTCGTGGCCGCCTTCATCGGCACCCCGCGCATCAACCTGCTGCGCGGTCTGGTCCGCGCCCCGCTCGACGGCGCCATGACCATCAGCCTGGGCAAGCAGTTCCTGCGCCTGCCCGAACCCCTGTCCCTGGACCACCAGTTGCTGCGCGTGCAGCAGGGCCGCGAAGTGATCGTGGGGCTGCGCTCGGAGGCCGTTCGGATCGCCCCCAAGTTCTCGGCCTCGTCCCGGCGCACGGGAGCCCCCGCGCCCGTCGCCCGGCCCGGGGAGGTGACGATCACCGGGCTCGTGGAGCACATGGAGTTCCAGGGCCACGAGGTCCTCGTCCACTTCAACACCGGCTCCCGCCCCGCCGTCGTGCCCGATCTGGAGGCCCCGCGTCCCACCCGGCGCCCGACCCGGCGGCGCCGGCGCGAGGGCACGGTCCTGAACCGACTGCGGGACCGGGCGGGCGCCCTGCGCGCGGGACCCGTGGTGGTGCTGGAGCACCCCGCCGGACCCGCGCCGGACCCGGTCGCCGCGCCGGAGCCCCGCCTGCCCGGCGACCTGGTCGTGCGGACCACGCCGGACATCGAACTGCGGCACGGGATGCAGGTGCCGCTCCTGGTCGACCTCGCCCGCCTGTTCGTCTTCGACCAACGCGGCGAGCGCATCTGCCCGGCCCCGGACCGGCTGCCCGACCTGGAGGAGTGA
- a CDS encoding class F sortase yields MVPRRRRRRPWYRTRAYRLARTTVLAVVLVTAGNRCGGQHDGTAPERAAGPGAVAPAHPGPSGAEGDGEDGGRADGRAPARSYSGTDGSNGDGPDPGRSASPRPGSSSRPPAPLPRSRATTLRIPSLGIDAPIIGVRLDGDRELRTPPVDKPKLVGWYDGGPTPGEPGTAVAVGHRDTRTGAAVFAGLGRLGPGHRIEVRREDGRTAVYTVDKVRVFDKARFPDKEVYGTSRRSELRVITCGGLYTHRAGYSSNVVVFAHLTSTT; encoded by the coding sequence ATGGTGCCGCGTAGGCGCAGACGCAGGCCCTGGTACCGGACCCGCGCCTACCGCCTGGCCAGGACGACCGTGCTCGCGGTCGTCCTGGTCACGGCCGGGAACCGGTGCGGCGGGCAGCACGACGGCACCGCGCCGGAGCGAGCCGCCGGGCCGGGCGCCGTGGCCCCGGCCCACCCGGGTCCCTCCGGCGCGGAGGGCGACGGGGAGGACGGAGGCAGGGCGGACGGCCGCGCCCCGGCACGCAGTTATTCCGGCACGGACGGTTCGAACGGCGACGGCCCGGACCCCGGCAGGTCCGCCTCGCCACGGCCCGGATCCTCCTCGCGCCCGCCCGCGCCGCTGCCCCGGTCCCGTGCGACCACCCTGCGCATCCCCTCCCTCGGCATCGACGCGCCCATCATCGGGGTCCGCCTCGACGGCGACCGGGAACTCCGGACACCACCGGTCGACAAGCCCAAGCTCGTCGGCTGGTACGACGGCGGCCCCACGCCCGGGGAGCCCGGCACGGCGGTCGCGGTCGGGCACCGCGACACCAGGACCGGCGCCGCCGTCTTCGCCGGGCTCGGCCGGCTCGGGCCGGGCCACCGCATCGAGGTCCGGCGCGAGGACGGCCGCACCGCCGTCTACACCGTCGACAAGGTACGGGTCTTCGACAAGGCCCGCTTCCCGGACAAGGAGGTGTACGGCACGTCCCGCCGCTCCGAACTCCGCGTGATCACCTGCGGTGGCCTCTACACCCACAGGGCCGGCTACTCCAGCAACGTCGTCGTCTTCGCCCACCTGACCTCGACGACCTGA
- a CDS encoding Zn-dependent alcohol dehydrogenase → MAVRAAVLPAVGSPLEITGIELPEPGPGRVRVRLAAAGVCHSDLSLTNGTLRVPVPAVLGHEGAGTVVAVGEGVTHVAPGDTVVLNWAPSCGNCHACSLGEVWLCANAMNGAADVHARTADGTELHPGLNVAAFAEETVVAASCVLPLPDGVPVTDAALLGCAVLTGYGAVHHAAKVRPGETVAVFGVGGVGLATLQAARIAGAGRIVAVDVSPEKEELARRAGATDFLPATGDTPREIRALTGKQGVDAAVECVGRAVTIRAAWESTRRGGRTTVVGIGGKDEQVTFNALELFHWGRTLTGCVYGNSDPARDLPVLAEHVRSGRLDLAALVTDRISLDDIPAAFENMLAGKGGRALVVF, encoded by the coding sequence ATGGCCGTACGTGCCGCCGTCCTGCCCGCTGTCGGCTCGCCGTTGGAGATCACCGGGATCGAGTTGCCGGAGCCGGGGCCCGGACGGGTTCGTGTCCGGCTCGCTGCCGCCGGGGTCTGCCACTCCGATCTGTCCCTGACGAACGGCACCCTGCGGGTGCCGGTGCCCGCCGTTCTCGGTCATGAGGGCGCCGGGACCGTCGTCGCGGTCGGCGAGGGCGTCACCCACGTCGCACCGGGGGACACGGTGGTGCTCAACTGGGCGCCGTCCTGCGGGAACTGCCACGCCTGCTCGCTCGGCGAGGTCTGGCTGTGCGCCAACGCGATGAACGGCGCCGCCGACGTCCACGCCCGCACCGCCGACGGCACCGAACTGCACCCCGGCCTGAACGTCGCCGCCTTCGCCGAGGAGACGGTGGTCGCCGCCTCCTGCGTGCTGCCCCTCCCGGACGGCGTCCCGGTCACCGACGCCGCGCTCCTCGGCTGCGCCGTCCTCACCGGTTACGGCGCCGTCCACCACGCGGCGAAGGTGCGCCCCGGTGAGACGGTCGCGGTGTTCGGCGTCGGCGGAGTGGGCCTCGCCACCCTCCAGGCCGCCCGGATCGCCGGCGCCGGGAGGATCGTCGCCGTGGACGTCTCCCCGGAGAAGGAGGAACTCGCCCGACGGGCGGGCGCCACCGACTTCCTCCCGGCCACCGGGGACACCCCCCGCGAGATCCGCGCCCTCACCGGGAAACAGGGGGTCGACGCCGCCGTGGAGTGCGTGGGCCGCGCGGTCACGATCCGCGCCGCCTGGGAGTCCACCCGCCGTGGCGGCCGCACGACGGTCGTCGGCATCGGCGGCAAGGACGAGCAGGTCACCTTCAACGCCCTGGAACTCTTCCACTGGGGCCGTACCCTGACCGGCTGCGTCTACGGCAACTCGGATCCGGCCAGGGACCTGCCCGTGCTCGCCGAACACGTCCGCTCCGGCCGGCTCGACCTGGCCGCCCTGGTCACCGACCGGATCTCCCTGGACGACATCCCGGCCGCCTTCGAGAACATGCTGGCCGGCAAGGGCGGCCGGGCGCTGGTGGTGTTCTGA
- a CDS encoding GntR family transcriptional regulator, with translation MTSFAPDSIVLNRKLPLWYQVSQSLRASILGRSPQDPLRLPTEEQLAGHYGVSVLTMRQALKELEDEGLITRHRRRGTFIEPGARRGAPVRLLGSVDAIVAQQSGMTTELLAHGTEAVPAELAEFFPDLGEVATYHRLRGDEKTGEPTNHARNYVRPELARRMTPEDLVRWPMTKVLRDVVGADISRITDTVQARLADPETARLLQVPLLSPILHYTGITYDAAGRPLDVAVIHYRGDRFSFTVTLDAT, from the coding sequence GTGACCTCCTTCGCCCCGGATTCGATCGTCCTGAACCGCAAGTTGCCGCTGTGGTACCAGGTGTCGCAGTCGTTGCGCGCCTCGATCCTCGGCCGCTCGCCCCAGGACCCGCTGCGCCTGCCCACCGAGGAGCAACTGGCGGGGCACTACGGCGTGAGCGTGCTGACCATGCGGCAGGCGCTGAAGGAGTTGGAGGACGAGGGGCTGATCACCCGGCACCGGCGGCGCGGCACGTTCATCGAGCCCGGTGCCCGGCGGGGCGCCCCGGTGCGGCTGCTGGGCTCGGTGGACGCCATCGTGGCCCAGCAGTCCGGTATGACCACCGAGCTGCTGGCCCACGGTACGGAGGCGGTGCCCGCCGAACTGGCCGAGTTCTTCCCGGATCTGGGCGAGGTGGCGACGTACCACCGGCTGCGCGGCGACGAGAAGACCGGTGAGCCGACCAACCACGCCCGCAACTACGTCCGTCCGGAGCTGGCCCGCCGGATGACGCCGGAGGATCTGGTGCGGTGGCCGATGACCAAGGTGCTGCGGGACGTGGTGGGCGCCGACATCAGCCGGATCACGGACACCGTCCAGGCCCGGCTGGCCGATCCGGAGACGGCGCGGCTGCTGCAAGTCCCGCTGCTCAGCCCGATCCTGCACTACACGGGGATCACCTACGACGCGGCGGGGCGGCCGCTGGACGTGGCGGTGATCCACTACCGGGGGGACCGTTTCTCCTTCACGGTCACCCTCGACGCCACCTGA
- a CDS encoding helix-turn-helix transcriptional regulator, giving the protein MSTGERIRTRRQDPVAPPLAALAGLIADETRAACLLALLDGRAWTAGELARHAGVAASTLSEHLGKLVAGGLLTEERQGRHRYVRLADARVAQLVEDLAAQAAPRAARRPHTLRESSAGSAMARGRTCYDHLAGRLGIALTDALTARGLLRQDLGFALTDAGLTWFGTTGIGLDRTGRRPLVRACLDWTERRPHLAGAAGAALCRHAFDAGWCVRIGSERAVGVTPAGERALSDLLGIETAALR; this is encoded by the coding sequence ATGAGCACCGGAGAACGGATACGGACCCGGCGCCAGGACCCCGTGGCACCACCCCTGGCCGCGCTCGCCGGGCTGATCGCCGACGAGACGCGGGCCGCGTGCCTGCTGGCGCTGCTCGACGGGCGGGCGTGGACGGCCGGCGAACTGGCCCGGCACGCGGGTGTCGCCGCGTCCACGCTCAGCGAGCACCTGGGCAAGCTCGTCGCGGGCGGGCTGCTCACCGAGGAGCGGCAGGGCCGGCACCGGTACGTGCGCCTGGCCGACGCGCGGGTCGCCCAGCTCGTGGAGGACCTGGCCGCCCAGGCCGCCCCGCGGGCCGCGCGCCGGCCGCACACGCTGCGGGAGTCGAGCGCCGGGTCGGCGATGGCCCGCGGGCGCACCTGCTACGACCATCTCGCCGGGCGGCTCGGCATCGCGCTCACCGACGCGCTCACCGCGCGCGGACTGCTGCGCCAGGACCTCGGCTTCGCGCTGACGGACGCCGGGCTGACCTGGTTCGGCACGACGGGCATCGGCCTGGACCGCACGGGGCGGCGCCCGCTGGTCCGGGCCTGCCTCGACTGGACGGAACGGCGCCCCCATCTCGCGGGGGCCGCCGGCGCGGCCCTGTGCCGGCACGCCTTCGACGCGGGCTGGTGCGTGCGCATCGGCTCGGAGCGCGCCGTCGGGGTCACCCCGGCCGGCGAGCGCGCCCTGTCCGACCTGCTGGGGATCGAGACGGCGGCGCTGCGCTGA